In one window of Candidatus Methanoplasma cognatum DNA:
- the hdrB gene encoding CoB--CoM heterodisulfide reductase subunit B: MKKYAFFLGCIAPLRYPGIEKSTREVFKALGVELVDLKGANCCPAPGVIKSFSKATWLAAAARNLALAEKEGLDVVTVCNGCYGSLFDAAHELHEDKDMLEEVNKILAEIGLKYSGETKVRHFAEILYKEVGIEQIKKVVKKPAEYNVAAFYGCHFLKPSKLKQLDDSENPKILDELIEAVGAKSVLRKSKVKTMCCGAGGGLRSQFGETALKFTKTNLEIMKNAGAEMIVDVCPFCHLQFDASQKDSGFAFPVLHLSQLYGIAMGMDAKDLGLDAHITPVKL; encoded by the coding sequence AAGTCGACGAGGGAAGTGTTCAAGGCGCTCGGAGTTGAACTTGTGGATCTGAAGGGCGCAAACTGCTGCCCCGCGCCGGGCGTGATAAAATCGTTCAGCAAAGCAACATGGCTGGCAGCGGCCGCAAGGAACCTCGCTCTTGCCGAGAAAGAAGGATTGGACGTGGTCACGGTATGCAACGGCTGCTACGGCTCATTGTTCGATGCCGCCCACGAGCTGCATGAAGACAAAGATATGCTGGAGGAAGTGAACAAGATCCTCGCCGAAATAGGACTGAAGTACAGCGGAGAAACGAAAGTAAGACATTTCGCCGAAATATTGTATAAAGAGGTCGGCATCGAGCAAATCAAAAAAGTGGTAAAGAAACCTGCCGAATATAACGTGGCGGCGTTCTACGGATGCCACTTCCTGAAACCGAGTAAATTGAAACAGCTCGACGATTCGGAGAACCCGAAGATCCTGGACGAGCTGATCGAGGCCGTAGGCGCTAAAAGCGTGCTCCGTAAGAGCAAGGTCAAGACGATGTGCTGCGGTGCTGGAGGAGGTCTCAGATCACAGTTCGGCGAGACGGCGCTGAAGTTCACTAAGACGAACTTGGAGATCATGAAGAACGCCGGTGCCGAAATGATTGTGGACGTATGCCCGTTCTGCCACCTTCAATTCGATGCGAGCCAGAAAGACAGCGGATTCGCGTTCCCCGTGCTCCACCTGTCGCAGCTTTACGGCATAGCGATGGGAATGGATGCGAAAGACCTGGGCCTGGACGCACACATAACGCCCGTTAAACTTTAA